A stretch of Dyella sp. BiH032 DNA encodes these proteins:
- a CDS encoding KpsF/GutQ family sugar-phosphate isomerase, with the protein MNAHVATPTQPAKLDADTLVRSARTVIATEAASIRALEPRIGPSFVEACRLIMGCAGRVVVTGMGKSGHVGRKIAATLASTGTPAFFVHPGEASHGDLGMILPQDVVLALSNSGETDEVLFILPVLKRQGIPLIAITGNERSSLAEQADVHLDASISAEACPLGLAPTASTTAALVMGDALAVALLEARGFTSEDFARSHPAGSLGRRLLLHISDVMHTGEGIPAVPPDASLTEALMEMTRKHLGMTAVVDADRHLLGVFTDGDLRRALDDEGVDLRGATVAELMTRGPKTIGADKLAIEAAQMMEKHQIHALLVVNDRQQVVGALNIHDLLRARVV; encoded by the coding sequence ATGAACGCCCACGTCGCCACGCCTACCCAGCCCGCCAAGCTCGACGCCGACACGCTGGTGCGCAGCGCCCGCACGGTGATCGCCACCGAGGCGGCCTCGATCCGCGCGCTGGAACCGCGCATCGGGCCATCGTTCGTGGAAGCCTGCCGTCTGATCATGGGCTGCGCGGGCCGTGTGGTGGTCACCGGCATGGGCAAGTCCGGCCATGTAGGGCGCAAGATCGCCGCCACCCTGGCCTCCACCGGCACGCCGGCCTTCTTCGTTCATCCGGGCGAGGCCAGCCATGGGGACCTGGGCATGATCCTGCCGCAGGACGTGGTGCTGGCCCTGTCCAATTCGGGCGAGACCGACGAAGTCCTATTCATCCTGCCGGTGCTCAAGCGGCAGGGCATTCCGCTGATCGCCATTACCGGCAACGAGCGCTCGTCGCTGGCCGAACAGGCCGACGTGCACCTGGACGCCAGCATCTCGGCCGAAGCCTGCCCGCTGGGCCTGGCCCCGACCGCCAGCACCACGGCCGCCCTGGTCATGGGCGATGCGCTGGCCGTCGCCCTGCTCGAAGCCCGCGGCTTCACCTCCGAGGACTTCGCCCGCTCGCACCCGGCCGGCAGCCTGGGCCGCCGCCTGCTCCTGCACATCAGCGACGTGATGCACACCGGCGAAGGCATTCCGGCGGTCCCGCCGGACGCTTCCCTGACCGAAGCGCTGATGGAAATGACCCGCAAGCACCTGGGCATGACCGCGGTGGTCGATGCCGACCGCCACCTGCTCGGCGTATTCACCGACGGCGACCTGCGCCGCGCCCTGGACGACGAAGGCGTGGACCTGCGCGGCGCCACCGTGGCAGAGCTGATGACCCGCGGGCCGAAGACCATCGGCGCCGACAAGCTGGCCATCGAAGCCGCCCAGATGATGGAGAAGCACCAGATCCACGCTCTGTTGGTGGTCAATGACCGGCAGCAGGTGGTGGGGGCGCTCAACATTCACGATCTGCTCCGTGCCCGCGTGGTGTGA
- a CDS encoding RNA polymerase factor sigma-54, with protein MKPGLQFRLNQQLTLTPQLQQAIRLLQLSQLELEAELRQIAESNPLLEFSEDTPAENESESATFDAPAEAASSSSDGDGEEVADWGEATGGVAEEPIDFSSAGGSRNSGSEDDSFEPQNAAPETLQEHLLWQLNLTHMSLRDRTIAAVIIDALNADGYLAETLEAVAAAVPADLKASLEEIDAVRRQVQRFDPTGVASLDLRDCLRVQLEQFDPELPQRELALRIVDSELELLARNDITRLSRRLRASEEETHAAAMLIRGLDPRPGAALDVTPVEYVAPDVYARKDGGRWRVSLNPDCQPRLGLNQHYCSLIAQARGEDASWMRGQLQEARWLIKSLESRAETLLKVAEAIVRRQSAFLDYGPEAMHPLVLREVAEEVGMHESTISRVTTRKYIHTPRGTFELKHFFSSGVSTEDGGSASATAIQAMLRKLIDAEDPRKPLSDQAIAEELHRKGIQVARRTVAKYREAMRIPSSSERQRAG; from the coding sequence ATGAAACCCGGACTGCAGTTTCGTCTCAACCAACAGCTCACCCTGACGCCGCAGTTGCAGCAGGCCATCCGCCTCCTGCAGTTGTCGCAGCTGGAGCTGGAGGCAGAACTGCGCCAGATCGCTGAGAGCAATCCGCTGCTCGAGTTCTCCGAGGACACACCCGCCGAAAACGAGAGCGAGTCCGCCACGTTCGATGCGCCCGCCGAAGCCGCGTCCTCGTCGAGCGACGGCGACGGCGAGGAAGTCGCCGACTGGGGCGAAGCCACCGGCGGGGTTGCCGAGGAGCCGATCGATTTCTCGTCCGCCGGCGGCAGCCGCAACAGCGGCTCGGAAGACGACAGCTTCGAGCCGCAGAACGCCGCGCCGGAAACGCTGCAGGAACACCTGCTGTGGCAGCTCAATCTCACGCACATGAGCCTGCGCGATCGAACTATCGCCGCCGTGATCATCGATGCGCTCAACGCGGACGGCTACCTCGCCGAGACGCTCGAAGCGGTAGCCGCCGCCGTTCCCGCGGACCTGAAGGCCAGCCTCGAGGAGATCGACGCGGTACGCCGGCAGGTCCAGCGCTTCGATCCCACCGGCGTCGCGAGCCTCGACCTGCGCGATTGCCTGCGCGTGCAGCTGGAACAGTTCGACCCCGAACTGCCGCAGCGCGAACTGGCGCTGCGCATCGTCGACAGCGAGCTGGAATTGCTTGCCCGCAACGACATCACCCGCCTGTCGCGCCGCCTGCGCGCGAGCGAAGAGGAAACGCACGCCGCCGCCATGCTGATCCGCGGCCTGGATCCGCGGCCCGGCGCGGCGCTCGACGTGACGCCGGTGGAATACGTCGCGCCGGACGTCTATGCCCGCAAGGACGGCGGCCGCTGGCGGGTCAGCCTCAATCCCGACTGCCAGCCCCGGCTCGGCCTCAATCAGCACTATTGCAGCCTCATCGCGCAGGCGCGGGGCGAAGACGCCAGCTGGATGCGCGGCCAACTGCAGGAGGCACGCTGGCTGATCAAGAGCCTGGAATCGCGTGCCGAAACGCTGCTCAAAGTCGCCGAGGCGATCGTGCGGCGGCAGAGCGCCTTCCTCGACTACGGTCCGGAAGCCATGCACCCGCTGGTGCTGCGCGAGGTGGCGGAAGAAGTGGGCATGCACGAATCCACCATTTCCCGCGTCACCACCCGCAAGTACATCCATACGCCGCGTGGCACGTTCGAACTGAAGCACTTCTTCTCCAGCGGCGTGTCCACGGAAGACGGCGGCAGCGCGTCCGCCACCGCCATCCAGGCCATGCTGCGCAAACTCATCGATGCGGAGGACCCGCGCAAACCCCTTTCCGACCAGGCCATCGCCGAGGAGCTGCACCGCAAGGGCATCCAGGTGGCCCGCCGGACCGTCGCCAAATATCGGGAGGCCATGAGGATTCCCAGCTCCAGCGAAAGACAGCGGGCCGGCTGA
- the lptB gene encoding LPS export ABC transporter ATP-binding protein: MLSAEGLQKRFRARQVVRDFAFSIREGEVVGLLGPNGAGKTTCFYMVVGLIEADAGTIKLDKYDITGLPMHARAKLGIGYLPQEPSVFRRLTVADNIMAVLELRENLSAKQRATELESLLDELKIAHIAEQRGISLSGGERRRVEIARALAAEPRYMLLDEPFAGVDPISVGEIQRIVRHLKERGIGVLITDHNVRETLGICDRAYILNDGEVLSRGTPAHILADEKVREVYLGREFRL; this comes from the coding sequence ATGCTGTCCGCCGAAGGCCTGCAGAAACGCTTCCGTGCGCGCCAGGTGGTGCGTGACTTCGCCTTTTCCATCCGTGAAGGCGAGGTCGTCGGCCTGCTCGGCCCCAACGGCGCCGGCAAGACCACCTGCTTCTACATGGTGGTCGGTCTGATCGAGGCCGATGCCGGCACCATCAAGCTCGACAAGTACGACATCACCGGCCTGCCCATGCACGCCCGCGCCAAGCTGGGCATCGGCTACCTGCCGCAGGAGCCTTCGGTGTTCCGCCGGCTCACAGTGGCCGACAACATCATGGCCGTGCTGGAGCTGCGCGAGAACCTCAGCGCCAAGCAGCGCGCGACCGAGCTGGAAAGCCTGCTGGACGAACTCAAGATCGCCCACATCGCCGAGCAGCGCGGCATCAGCCTGTCCGGCGGCGAGCGCCGCCGCGTGGAGATTGCCCGGGCGCTGGCCGCAGAACCTCGCTACATGCTGCTCGACGAGCCGTTCGCAGGCGTGGACCCCATTTCCGTGGGCGAGATCCAGCGCATCGTGCGCCACCTCAAGGAACGCGGCATCGGCGTGCTGATCACCGATCACAACGTGCGTGAGACGCTTGGCATCTGCGATCGCGCCTATATTCTCAACGACGGCGAAGTGCTCTCGCGCGGCACGCCGGCGCACATCCTGGCCGACGAGAAAGTTCGCGAGGTGTACCTGGGCCGGGAATTCCGGCTGTAA
- a CDS encoding DUF3108 domain-containing protein, producing MATLTSPRKFLAGLVLAVSATTAFAAAAPAPFTATYQVLQGGQVIGEATVSLKSAGNEWEYSNQTRGTGGLAAALGASSSETTRFRWNNGAPETVAYDYRMNAAIKSKQRTTRVDWNANQVSVDDGKGAETYAAAPGLVDRNTAPYAIGLALHDGKQTVTLPVAVKRNVENQQFKVAGNDNVKVPAGSFNAQRVERTDKDQSFSAWYVPQKYLVPVKLTQSDGGNLTLQLVSYKTGH from the coding sequence ATGGCTACCCTCACCTCTCCCCGCAAATTCCTCGCCGGCCTCGTGCTGGCCGTCTCCGCCACCACCGCTTTCGCCGCTGCTGCGCCCGCGCCGTTCACCGCGACCTATCAGGTGCTGCAGGGCGGCCAGGTCATCGGCGAGGCCACCGTCAGCCTCAAGTCCGCCGGCAACGAGTGGGAATACAGCAACCAGACACGCGGCACCGGCGGCCTGGCCGCGGCGCTGGGCGCGAGTTCCAGCGAGACCACGCGCTTCCGCTGGAACAACGGCGCGCCGGAAACCGTGGCATACGACTACCGCATGAACGCCGCGATCAAGAGCAAGCAGCGCACCACGCGCGTGGACTGGAACGCCAACCAGGTGAGCGTCGACGACGGCAAGGGTGCCGAGACCTATGCCGCCGCGCCGGGGCTGGTCGATCGCAATACCGCCCCCTATGCGATCGGCCTCGCGCTGCACGACGGCAAGCAGACGGTGACCTTGCCGGTGGCGGTCAAGCGCAACGTGGAGAACCAGCAGTTCAAAGTGGCGGGCAACGACAACGTGAAAGTGCCTGCCGGCAGCTTCAATGCGCAGCGCGTCGAACGCACCGACAAGGACCAGAGCTTCAGCGCCTGGTACGTGCCGCAGAAATACCTGGTGCCGGTGAAGTTGACCCAGAGCGACGGCGGGAATCTCACGCTCCAGCTGGTGAGCTACAAGACGGGCCACTAA
- a CDS encoding HAD family hydrolase: MPAHYLDHLPADLLARAAKIRLAVFDVDGTLTDGRLWYGEDGRETKVFHVHDGLGLKLLQAHGVEVAIITARISHPVALRAEELKIANVYQGQSDKLACFRELLAALGLSAEQAAFIGDDLPDLPSMRQAGLAVAVANAHPWVAEQAHWVTTKSGGMGAVREVCDLILMAQGKADTERERWQ, encoded by the coding sequence GTGCCCGCCCATTACCTCGACCACCTTCCCGCCGACCTGCTCGCCCGCGCCGCCAAGATCCGGCTGGCGGTGTTCGACGTGGACGGCACCCTGACCGACGGACGCCTCTGGTACGGCGAAGACGGCCGCGAAACCAAGGTTTTCCACGTGCATGACGGCCTGGGGCTCAAGCTCCTGCAGGCCCATGGCGTGGAGGTGGCGATCATCACCGCGCGCATCAGCCATCCGGTGGCGCTGCGCGCGGAGGAACTGAAGATCGCCAATGTCTACCAGGGCCAGAGCGACAAGCTGGCCTGCTTCCGTGAACTGCTGGCCGCGCTGGGGCTGTCCGCCGAACAGGCCGCCTTCATCGGCGACGATCTGCCGGACCTGCCCTCCATGCGCCAGGCGGGCCTGGCCGTGGCAGTCGCCAACGCGCATCCCTGGGTCGCCGAACAGGCGCACTGGGTAACCACCAAGAGCGGAGGCATGGGGGCGGTGCGCGAAGTCTGCGATCTGATCCTCATGGCCCAGGGCAAGGCCGATACCGAGCGGGAGCGCTGGCAGTGA
- the lptC gene encoding LPS export ABC transporter periplasmic protein LptC, whose translation MTLRDYLRDRRLTVAIVLVGGAAVFSQLLLWWLAPAPKVNEFIGPPRSGYTLADFKGFVYGVDGRPSFRVTGPRLDRREGDDSLYIDSPKFELPAKAPGVPDWQGESRYGWVDKSGNLLKLQGPVYMHRPAFGDTPQAELHTSEVTAWPKENRMETAEPAQLTQGASRMSGVGMRANLNDNHLELLDDSHGSFPPRKRKS comes from the coding sequence GTGACCTTGCGCGACTACCTGCGCGACCGTCGCCTGACGGTCGCGATCGTCCTGGTCGGCGGCGCCGCGGTGTTCAGCCAGCTGCTGCTGTGGTGGCTGGCGCCGGCCCCCAAAGTGAATGAATTCATTGGCCCGCCCCGCTCCGGCTACACGCTGGCGGACTTCAAAGGCTTCGTCTACGGCGTCGACGGCCGGCCCAGCTTCCGTGTGACCGGGCCCCGGCTGGATCGGCGCGAGGGCGACGACTCGCTGTACATCGACTCGCCCAAGTTCGAGCTGCCGGCCAAGGCCCCGGGCGTGCCGGACTGGCAAGGCGAGTCCCGCTATGGCTGGGTGGACAAGAGCGGCAACCTGCTGAAGCTCCAGGGCCCGGTCTACATGCACCGCCCCGCCTTCGGGGACACACCCCAGGCCGAACTGCATACCTCCGAGGTCACCGCCTGGCCCAAGGAGAACCGCATGGAAACGGCCGAGCCGGCGCAGTTGACCCAAGGCGCCAGTAGAATGAGCGGCGTCGGCATGCGTGCCAACCTCAATGACAATCACCTGGAGCTGCTCGATGACAGCCACGGCTCGTTCCCGCCGCGCAAACGGAAGTCCTGA
- a CDS encoding BolA/IbaG family iron-sulfur metabolism protein, translating to MDAATIQAMIEQGLPGAQAQVSGDDGVHFEAEVVAVQFAGKLPLARHRLVYATLGELMGGAIHALALKTLTPEEAAARR from the coding sequence ATGGACGCTGCCACCATTCAGGCAATGATCGAACAAGGCCTGCCCGGTGCGCAGGCGCAGGTTTCCGGCGACGACGGCGTGCATTTCGAGGCGGAAGTGGTGGCGGTGCAGTTCGCCGGCAAGCTCCCGCTGGCGCGTCACCGGCTGGTCTACGCCACGCTGGGCGAGCTGATGGGCGGTGCGATCCACGCGCTGGCGCTCAAGACCCTGACTCCCGAGGAAGCCGCGGCGCGCCGCTGA
- the murA gene encoding UDP-N-acetylglucosamine 1-carboxyvinyltransferase — MAKILISGGVPLNGEVGISGAKNAVLPILASCLLADEPVTISNVPHLHDVTTFIELLGQMGVQLVLDDRMKMHVDPRSIDRHVAPYDLVRTMRASILVLGPLVARFGKAEVSLPGGCAIGSRPVDQHIRGLQALGAKVTVENGYIKAEAGRLKGARIAMDMVTVTGTENIMMAAALAQGTSIIENAAQEPEVVDLANCLIAMGAQIEGAGTSTLTIHGVERLHGAEYEVLPDRIETGTFLVGAAMTGGKVRARNARAGTLDSVLAKLEEAGAQISTGPDWIELDMQGRRPKAVNITTAPYPAFPTDMQAQFTALNCVAEGVGVITETVFENRFMHAHELQRLGADIRLEGNTAIIKGVDKMSGAPIMATDLRASACLVLAGLVAQGDTTVDRVYHIDRGYENIEEKLGVLGARIRRLPS; from the coding sequence ATGGCCAAGATCCTGATCAGCGGCGGCGTGCCGCTCAACGGCGAGGTCGGTATTTCCGGCGCCAAGAATGCGGTGCTGCCGATCCTCGCCTCCTGCCTGCTGGCCGACGAGCCGGTGACCATCAGCAACGTGCCGCACCTGCACGACGTCACCACGTTCATCGAACTGCTCGGCCAGATGGGTGTGCAGCTGGTGCTGGACGACCGCATGAAGATGCACGTCGACCCGCGCTCCATCGACCGCCACGTGGCTCCTTATGACCTGGTGCGCACCATGCGCGCGTCGATCCTGGTGCTCGGTCCGCTGGTGGCCCGCTTCGGCAAGGCCGAGGTCTCGCTGCCCGGCGGCTGCGCGATCGGATCGCGTCCGGTGGACCAGCACATCCGCGGCCTGCAGGCGCTGGGCGCCAAGGTGACCGTGGAGAACGGCTACATCAAGGCTGAGGCCGGGCGCCTGAAGGGCGCGCGCATCGCGATGGACATGGTCACGGTGACCGGCACCGAGAACATCATGATGGCGGCCGCCCTGGCGCAAGGCACCAGCATCATCGAGAACGCGGCGCAGGAACCGGAAGTGGTGGACCTGGCCAACTGCCTGATCGCCATGGGCGCGCAGATCGAGGGCGCCGGCACCTCCACGCTCACCATCCACGGCGTGGAGCGCCTGCATGGCGCCGAGTACGAAGTGCTGCCCGACCGCATCGAGACCGGCACCTTCCTGGTCGGCGCCGCGATGACCGGCGGCAAGGTGCGCGCCCGCAACGCGCGCGCCGGCACGCTGGATTCGGTGCTGGCCAAGCTGGAGGAGGCCGGCGCGCAGATTTCCACCGGACCGGACTGGATCGAACTGGACATGCAAGGCCGTCGCCCGAAGGCGGTCAATATCACCACGGCGCCGTATCCGGCATTCCCCACCGACATGCAGGCGCAGTTCACCGCGCTCAACTGCGTGGCCGAGGGCGTGGGCGTGATCACCGAGACGGTGTTCGAGAACCGCTTCATGCACGCGCATGAGCTGCAGCGCCTCGGCGCGGACATCCGCCTGGAAGGCAACACGGCGATCATCAAGGGCGTGGACAAGATGAGCGGCGCACCGATCATGGCCACCGACCTGCGCGCCTCCGCCTGCCTGGTGCTGGCCGGCCTGGTCGCCCAGGGCGATACCACGGTGGACCGCGTGTACCACATCGATCGCGGCTACGAGAACATCGAGGAAAAGCTGGGCGTGCTGGGCGCGCGGATCCGTCGCCTGCCGTCCTGA
- the purN gene encoding phosphoribosylglycinamide formyltransferase — MSSPLRIAVLASGRGSNLQALLAARDAGALPVEFVAVASDKPTAGALALAEAAGIPRLVLKPKDYASRRAFDLDLFARLRDIGADLVVLAGFMRILDGEALHPWVGRMINIHPSLLPKYRGLHTHRRALEAGDLEHGASVHYVTAELDGGPVIAQARIGIETGDDEQRLAGRLLAYEHRLLPAVVRLIAAGRLAFTAPDGVSLDGARLAVPLELRGDELVR, encoded by the coding sequence ATGTCTTCTCCCCTCCGCATCGCGGTCCTCGCCTCCGGGCGCGGCAGCAACCTGCAAGCGCTGCTCGCCGCGCGCGACGCCGGCGCGCTGCCGGTGGAATTCGTGGCCGTCGCCAGCGACAAGCCGACCGCCGGCGCGCTGGCGCTGGCCGAGGCGGCAGGCATTCCGCGCCTGGTGCTCAAGCCCAAGGACTACGCCTCGCGCCGCGCCTTCGACCTGGACCTTTTCGCCCGCCTGCGCGATATCGGTGCCGACTTGGTGGTGCTGGCCGGCTTTATGCGCATCCTCGACGGCGAAGCGCTGCACCCGTGGGTAGGCCGGATGATCAATATCCATCCGTCACTGCTGCCCAAGTACCGCGGCCTGCACACGCATCGCCGCGCGCTTGAGGCGGGCGACCTGGAGCATGGCGCCAGCGTTCACTACGTCACCGCCGAGCTCGACGGCGGCCCGGTGATCGCCCAGGCGCGCATCGGCATCGAGACCGGCGATGACGAACAGCGCCTCGCCGGGCGCCTGCTCGCCTACGAGCACCGGCTGCTGCCGGCGGTGGTCCGGCTGATCGCCGCCGGGCGACTGGCCTTCACCGCGCCGGACGGCGTCTCGCTCGACGGCGCGCGGCTGGCCGTGCCGCTGGAGCTACGGGGCGACGAGCTGGTCCGCTAG
- the raiA gene encoding ribosome-associated translation inhibitor RaiA, translating into MQVQLSGQKIEITPALRERVNNHCERLTRLEGRLLELTIVLSVDKLQQRAEGTLKVPGAVPLHAEATESDMYVSIDTLFDKLVAQLRKHRDKVCDKHQREVREERQYG; encoded by the coding sequence ATGCAAGTCCAGCTCAGCGGCCAGAAGATCGAGATCACCCCGGCCCTTCGCGAACGCGTGAACAATCACTGCGAGCGACTTACCCGCCTGGAAGGCCGACTCCTCGAACTGACGATCGTTCTCTCCGTCGACAAGCTCCAGCAGCGCGCCGAAGGCACGCTCAAGGTCCCCGGGGCGGTGCCGCTGCACGCGGAAGCCACCGAGTCGGACATGTACGTCTCCATCGATACCTTGTTCGACAAGCTCGTCGCCCAGCTGCGCAAGCACCGCGACAAGGTCTGCGACAAGCACCAGCGCGAAGTGCGCGAGGAACGCCAGTACGGCTGA
- the lptA gene encoding lipopolysaccharide transport periplasmic protein LptA produces the protein MTATARSRRANGSPDLASRLPAAGLLALAALSLLPAVALAKKDDRNQPMDFTAKSTNAYNAPNTMTTLTGNVKLTQGTLLITGSEAKVYLDKDTQISRVVVTGNPAHIQQLDENNNLMQGDAATLDYDNINGIAVLTGNAKVTQQGRGTFNGDKITYNTDTSLITGESGGDGLVHGTFLPKPKPAAPATSAKPAEGK, from the coding sequence ATGACAGCCACGGCTCGTTCCCGCCGCGCAAACGGAAGTCCTGATCTGGCGAGCCGCCTGCCCGCGGCCGGCCTGCTCGCGCTGGCCGCCCTTTCCCTGCTGCCGGCGGTCGCCCTCGCCAAGAAGGACGATCGCAACCAGCCGATGGATTTCACGGCCAAGTCCACTAACGCCTACAACGCGCCCAACACGATGACCACCCTCACCGGCAACGTCAAGCTGACCCAGGGCACGCTGCTGATCACCGGCAGCGAGGCCAAGGTGTACCTGGACAAAGACACGCAGATCTCGCGCGTGGTGGTCACCGGCAACCCGGCCCATATCCAGCAGCTCGACGAGAACAACAATCTCATGCAGGGCGATGCCGCCACGCTGGATTACGACAACATCAACGGCATCGCCGTGCTCACCGGCAACGCCAAGGTGACCCAGCAGGGGCGCGGCACCTTCAACGGCGACAAGATCACGTACAACACCGATACCAGCCTGATCACCGGCGAATCCGGTGGCGACGGCCTGGTGCACGGCACCTTCCTGCCCAAGCCGAAACCCGCCGCACCGGCCACCAGCGCCAAGCCGGCCGAGGGCAAGTAA
- the hprK gene encoding HPr(Ser) kinase/phosphatase, with translation MALRWVAGMRGESRVLERGVTTSRRPSLIGYLNVIYPNKIQIIGTEELNFLDGLDSRQRWEAINKIAAYQPVAMIVTKDQPIPADLREVAEETNTPLWISSKRGHELLTWMQYHLARMLAPKITLHGVFLEVFSIGVLITGESGSGKSELALELISRGHRLVADDATEFTLIAPDVIDGTCPELLQDLLEVRGLGVLNVREMFGHTAVKPSKYLRLVVHLKPMREGEDTDGLTRLTGDVGHREIFEVQIPMITIPVAPGRNLAVLVEAAVRNHMLKSKGIDPAQTFIDRQAHQMRRLPPW, from the coding sequence ATGGCCTTGCGCTGGGTCGCCGGCATGCGAGGCGAATCGCGGGTGCTCGAGCGTGGCGTGACCACCTCGCGCCGGCCCTCGCTGATCGGCTATCTCAACGTCATCTATCCGAACAAGATCCAGATCATCGGCACTGAGGAACTGAACTTCCTCGACGGCCTCGACTCCCGCCAACGCTGGGAAGCGATCAACAAGATCGCCGCCTACCAGCCTGTGGCGATGATCGTTACCAAGGACCAGCCCATCCCGGCCGACCTGCGCGAGGTCGCCGAGGAGACCAACACCCCCCTGTGGATCAGCTCCAAGCGCGGCCACGAGCTGCTGACCTGGATGCAGTACCACCTGGCGCGCATGCTGGCGCCGAAGATCACCCTGCACGGCGTGTTTCTGGAAGTGTTCTCGATCGGCGTGCTGATCACCGGCGAGTCCGGCTCGGGCAAAAGCGAGCTGGCGCTGGAACTCATCAGCCGCGGCCACCGCCTGGTCGCCGACGACGCTACCGAGTTCACCCTGATTGCGCCGGACGTGATCGACGGCACCTGCCCAGAGCTGCTGCAGGACCTGCTGGAGGTGCGCGGCCTGGGCGTACTCAATGTGCGCGAGATGTTCGGCCACACCGCCGTGAAGCCGTCCAAGTACCTGCGCCTGGTCGTCCATCTCAAGCCCATGCGCGAGGGCGAGGACACCGACGGCCTCACCCGCCTGACCGGCGACGTCGGCCACCGCGAAATCTTCGAGGTGCAGATACCGATGATCACCATTCCCGTGGCCCCGGGCCGCAACCTCGCGGTACTAGTGGAAGCGGCCGTGCGCAACCATATGTTGAAGAGCAAGGGCATCGATCCGGCCCAGACCTTCATCGACCGGCAGGCTCATCAGATGCGCCGCCTGCCTCCGTGGTGA